The DNA sequence GTCTGATGAAATGACAGATTCTCTTTCAAACAGGCCTCTTGTGTGAAACAGAGAGAGGGAGAGAATTAAGGTCTTGATCAATGTCCCTTCACCACTTGACCACTCAATCAAGCTGACGGTAAAAAGGCCAAGAAAAATAACTCACACTTTCTCTACTTAAATAATCGAATTTATTCTTGTAAAATAGCTTTGTGAAACGGTTAATTAAAGAGACTTCAAATTCTCGATAGATTTACATGGGAATTTACTGATAAGTGAAGATTAACAATCATATTTCGTACGGTTTCAGTAAAGACTACGTAAAAAAATCTGACCTAGAACCATTATAACAAgaaggaaatccaagatggAAGAAAATATTGAAGCATAAAGGTCAACACACCCTACCTACAAACAgttttttcaaaagcaaaatgTTTGACCTGTATGAAGCGAGTTTTCCGTCTATAACTCTATTATTTTTCTGGAATATCTGCGTGAAATTTTTACACGTAAGCAACAGTGCAGTAGTGTCGAGTCCTCTCTCTCGTCAGtcgaaatatattttttaattttactacACATCATTATTCAAACTATCCCATCCTTATGCTCTGAATGATCTGAAATATCGCTgtgaaagagaaggaaaacagCAGTTAACTTAAGAGAGAAATTTTTGCGCCGTTAGATGGTTACCAGAAGTCGTAAAATTCATGAAAGCCTGCCAAAAGCCTACCACCAACGCGAAGTTCGCGACTGAATATTTGACTTTTCAATTGCTCACCTGATCCACACACGACGAAAATAAATAATCCAAGAAGAATAGGTCCAACTGGATACTTTTCCTCTTGTggtttctaaaaaaataaagagagatCGTCAAAAATAGCCAAAAAGAATTAAACGTTTCATGTTCCAATAAGAAGAAGATTTGCGTCGTTTTCTAAACGGCGTACACGAAGCTTCGTGGCCATTTCAAACCCTCACCAATGATTTAGGAACATTTCCTCTTGTCAAAACGTTCTGGCTATGTTTCTCGTTAGCAACACGCATTCTCTGTTTGGCTGGCATTTTAGAAGAAGGAGTTCTGGTCAGTAGAAAATTGCTTCAATGTCTCGTAGATCCCAACCACAACAAAGCAAGCTTGTAAAGGAAGAAGAAGCGATCTTACGCAGAATGTGACGTAAGAATTTCCTTATCCCTTTTTTGATTGGTGCCCGCTATCCACGTGACCAACAGATGATTAAATATGGCTCTTTTCAATACTTTCCTAtccttcttttaaaatttcttggttTGTGTACTCTTTTTATGACACGATTACAAGCTgaatcaattttttaaaaagattttcatcattttcagttCCGCAATGAAATATAAAAACTCTGCGACTGTATCCGCTCACTGGCTATAAAAAACATCTCCAAACACGTAGACGAATCTGATTGGTTACAAGCGACCTCATGAGAGAGCTGGGGGTTGTAGGAGTCGAGTACTAGCATTTCCGGAATGGGGAAATGGATATTTTAGTCGgccaaaaacaaggaaaaatgaTACAACTCACACAACTTGAGAGTCATTTTGAAGATGGAGTTGTATGGTCAAACACGTCGAAACAGAAAGTTGTGGCAGATATGAAAATGACAGAGCTGAATTTTTTATTAAGTTTCTTTATCTATGGCACAGTTCGTTCTAATGTAAAAGTCGGACTTATCGAATCTGAAGAGactttttttagagttttttttttttcgttataagAATGTGCTTATTGCACAGTACGGAAGTATAAACACGCTTAAGAATTATATCCAATGTTACAAACCCATAGCCCTCGTGGCCGCctgttaaaaggggaaggggaagggggaatttgctctcgcgcgcccaaattccccgtccccttccccttttaacgccggccacgcaggctacaaacCCTCAGCTCAATCATTTCAGCTATTCCTTAAATTTCAGCCCGATATACTGACCGGCTCTTTGAGAAATAATAGGGTAGAAGTTTGaccaaaaataaagagaaaacaaacccTTTTACCGATTATTCCAAATTGTCAAATGATGAAGGAATTTTCCTGCAGTTTAATTCTTAGGGGGACCGACATCTAAGTCCAAAGACCGAGTGAA is a window from the Porites lutea chromosome 10, jaPorLute2.1, whole genome shotgun sequence genome containing:
- the LOC140950061 gene encoding stress-associated endoplasmic reticulum protein 2-like; this translates as MPAKQRMRVANEKHSQNVLTRGNVPKSLKPQEEKYPVGPILLGLFIFVVCGSAIFQIIQSIRMG